CGGCCGTTCGCGGCAGCCTTCACGGCGGCCTGTCCGGCGGCACTGTCGCCGGCGCTGCGCGAGGAGGCGCGCGCGCTGCTCGCGGACTTCTTCGCCGCTAAACAGCCCTGGCTCGCGCGTCTTGCGGAAGCCGAGTCGCTCCAGCGCGAGGAGCCCTACGTGCATGCGCTGGGCGGCGTGCTGCTGCGCGGCCAGGTCGATCTCGTCTTCACCTGGCGCCGCCAGCGGATCCTCATCGACTGGAAGAGCGATCGCGTGGCGGGTCGGGATCACATCCAGCGGCGTCTCGGTCATCACCGCTTCCAGGTGCTGCTGTACGCCCTCGCCCTGGCCGGCGCCGGCCAGCCCCTCGACCAGGCGCTGCTCGTCTTCCTCCGCACGGGTGAGGAAGGCGGATTCCGCCAGGTGCATCTCGCGCCCTTCGACCTCGAGTGGGCAGCGAACCACGCGCGGCGCCTCGCCGAGCTCGCGCAACAGCTCTCGGCGCTCGCCGCGGCGCCGGGCGCGGCCCTGCTGGACGCGGTGCCGCGCGGGCAGGATCCGCCCTGCCAGGACTGCCCCTTCCGCAACGGCCCCTGCCCGCGCAGCTACCGGAGCGCCTCGCACGGTCTCCGCAACTGGCCGCCCGCGGACGCACCTCCGCAAGCCTAGTCCCGCGCTCGACGCATCCTGCGATGGGCGCCCGCCCCGCGGAGCCGCGGCGCGCCCTCGCGCGCCCTCAGCGGCGTCTGGTCCGCTTTCTGCACTCCAAGCGCCCGGATGGTGGCAGACTATCTGGATCGGTTGCGGAAGGATGCGAAACGATGCGGGACAAGACGGTCACCCCTGATCTCGTCGGTCGCCGTGGATGGCGGCCTGTCGGTCTGCGCGAAGAGGGCTTCACTCTCGTCGAGCTGATGGCGGCGGTGGCGGTCTTCGGCATCCTGATCTCGATCGCCGTGCCTGGCGTGCTGCGCAGCATGGACACCATGGAGTGCAAGCAGAACGCGGAGTCGTTGGGCGGCCGTCTGCGTCTGGCGCGGGCGCAGGCGCTCAGCAGCTTCAGCGACGTCGTCGTCTACTTCAACCGCGATGGCCTCGGCACCTACACGGTGCATCTGGACAACGGCGGCGGCACTGGTATTCCGGGGGACGCCGACTTCGACCCCGCGAGCAAGAACAACGGCGTCGTCGACGAGGGCGAGACGATCAGCCCGCCCATCGCGCTGCCCGAACGGACCGTTTTCGGCTACGTGCCGGGGGCGATGACCAGCGGAGGCGCCTACCTCGACAAGGCCATCAGCTTCGACGGCACGCCGCCCCGCCTGACCTTCCGCGCCGACGGCACCTGTGAGGATGACGGCTGGGTCTGCGTCATGCCGCTCGAGGATT
This genomic interval from bacterium contains the following:
- a CDS encoding prepilin-type N-terminal cleavage/methylation domain-containing protein, with protein sequence MGARPAEPRRALARPQRRLVRFLHSKRPDGGRLSGSVAEGCETMRDKTVTPDLVGRRGWRPVGLREEGFTLVELMAAVAVFGILISIAVPGVLRSMDTMECKQNAESLGGRLRLARAQALSSFSDVVVYFNRDGLGTYTVHLDNGGGTGIPGDADFDPASKNNGVVDEGETISPPIALPERTVFGYVPGAMTSGGAYLDKAISFDGTPPRLTFRADGTCEDDGWVCVMPLEDFLEQDPGRDYVVEVTSTTGEVRTLRAVH